One segment of Yersinia kristensenii DNA contains the following:
- the argH gene encoding argininosuccinate lyase, which yields MALWGGRFSQAADQRFKQFNDSLRFDYRLAEQDIIGSVAWSKALVTVGVLTPIEQQQLEQALSVLLEEVQADPQAILASDAEDIHSWVETKLIDKVGDLGKKLHTGRSRNDQVATDLKLWCKFQITELKTAVQQLQQALVITAEANQDAVMPGYTHLQRAQPVTFAHWCLAYAEMLARDESRLQDTLKRLDVSPLGSGALAGTAYAIDREQLAGWLGFASATRNSLDSVSDRDHVLELLSDASIGMVHLSRFAEDLIFFNSGEAAFVDLSDRVTSGSSLMPQKKNPDALELIRGKCGRVQGALTGMMMTLKGLPLAYNKDMQEDKEGLFDALDTWLDCLHMAALVLDGIQVKRPRCKEAAEQGYANATELADYLVAKGVPFREAHHIVGEAVVEAIRQGKALEALSLSDLQKFSAVIGDDVYPILSLQSCLDKRVAKGGVSPQQVASAIAEAKARLF from the coding sequence ATGGCATTGTGGGGCGGGCGGTTCAGTCAGGCGGCAGATCAGCGTTTTAAGCAATTTAATGATTCTCTGCGGTTTGATTACCGGCTGGCAGAGCAGGATATTATCGGTTCTGTTGCCTGGTCGAAAGCACTGGTCACGGTTGGCGTTTTAACACCAATCGAACAGCAACAACTTGAGCAGGCACTTTCTGTTTTATTAGAGGAAGTACAGGCCGATCCACAGGCTATTTTAGCCAGTGATGCGGAAGATATACACAGCTGGGTTGAAACCAAACTGATAGATAAGGTCGGCGATTTAGGCAAGAAATTGCACACCGGGCGCAGCCGTAACGACCAAGTGGCGACTGACCTGAAATTGTGGTGCAAATTCCAGATAACCGAATTAAAAACCGCGGTGCAGCAGTTGCAGCAAGCGCTGGTTATCACTGCCGAAGCTAATCAAGATGCGGTAATGCCGGGCTATACTCATTTGCAACGTGCTCAACCTGTCACTTTCGCCCACTGGTGCTTGGCTTATGCTGAAATGCTGGCTCGTGATGAAAGCCGGCTGCAAGATACCCTGAAACGCCTTGATGTCAGCCCGTTAGGCAGTGGCGCATTGGCGGGTACTGCTTATGCTATTGATCGCGAACAATTGGCGGGTTGGCTAGGTTTTGCTTCGGCGACTCGCAACAGTCTGGACAGTGTTTCTGACCGTGACCATGTGTTGGAATTACTGTCTGATGCCAGTATTGGTATGGTGCATTTGTCGCGTTTTGCGGAAGATTTGATTTTCTTCAATAGTGGTGAAGCCGCGTTTGTTGATTTATCTGATCGCGTAACTTCAGGTTCTTCCCTGATGCCGCAAAAGAAAAACCCCGATGCACTGGAATTAATCCGTGGGAAATGTGGCCGGGTACAAGGCGCATTGACCGGCATGATGATGACGCTGAAAGGCTTGCCTCTGGCTTATAACAAAGACATGCAAGAAGACAAAGAAGGGCTATTTGATGCGCTCGATACCTGGCTTGACTGCTTGCATATGGCGGCGCTGGTGTTGGATGGCATTCAGGTAAAACGCCCGCGCTGTAAAGAAGCGGCTGAGCAAGGTTATGCCAATGCGACTGAACTGGCGGATTATCTGGTCGCCAAAGGTGTACCTTTCCGTGAGGCGCACCATATTGTTGGTGAGGCCGTGGTTGAGGCCATTCGTCAGGGGAAAGCATTAGAGGCTCTATCGCTGAGTGATTTGCAAAAATTCAGTGCGGTCATTGGTGATGATGTCTATCCGATTTTGTCCTTGCAATCTTGTTTAGATAAGCGGGTTGCTAAAGGCGGTGTTTCACCACAGCAAGTGGCTTCTGCCATTGCAGAGGCTAAAGCACGGCTGTTTTAG